One segment of Acidianus sp. HS-5 DNA contains the following:
- a CDS encoding AAA family ATPase → MGMQVDNKVLELPKKFLEALWSPFVGREEEAKVITLALLSKEHVVLIGEPGTAKSALARRAADLLNAKFFMYLLTKYTEPAELFGALDINALKQGIYKRITKDRLPESEIAFLDEIFNANSAILNALLSLLNERVIYDGYNVINVPLRTLISASNRVPDEPELEALYDRLLLRHYAKPVGEEMWKNLIESAWELEFTNKWRVDSPLMTVEDLDKIYTFLTEVDLSPVKSKLLKLYAMLEEKGIHLSDRRKGKVLKIISAHALLNGRLKATEEDLIVLKYIAPKEIDDFEKVSALLSEELKTPIKYMRELNEIYNNIKEAGKYVDAASESDPRLIDLIRSLKATRDRVIALGKESGDEKVEEFSKEVSAEIDKLLEKVGRKLGIYT, encoded by the coding sequence ATGGGAATGCAAGTGGATAATAAAGTCCTTGAACTCCCAAAGAAGTTTTTAGAAGCTTTATGGAGTCCCTTTGTGGGTAGGGAAGAGGAAGCTAAGGTCATTACTCTAGCATTACTTTCCAAGGAGCACGTAGTATTAATTGGAGAACCTGGAACAGCAAAGTCCGCATTAGCAAGAAGAGCCGCTGATCTGTTAAATGCAAAGTTCTTCATGTATTTGCTAACTAAATATACAGAACCTGCGGAATTATTTGGCGCTTTAGATATAAATGCATTAAAGCAGGGAATATATAAGAGAATAACTAAAGATAGGTTACCAGAAAGTGAAATCGCATTTCTAGACGAGATATTTAACGCAAACAGTGCAATATTAAATGCGTTGCTTTCGTTACTAAACGAAAGAGTAATTTATGATGGGTATAACGTAATTAATGTTCCTTTAAGGACATTAATAAGTGCAAGCAACAGGGTTCCAGACGAGCCAGAATTGGAGGCACTTTACGATAGGTTATTGTTAAGGCACTACGCTAAGCCCGTAGGAGAGGAAATGTGGAAGAACTTAATAGAATCTGCTTGGGAATTGGAATTTACTAACAAATGGAGAGTAGATTCTCCATTAATGACTGTAGAAGATTTAGATAAGATATACACTTTCTTAACCGAAGTGGATTTAAGCCCTGTAAAGAGTAAATTACTTAAACTTTATGCTATGCTAGAAGAGAAAGGAATTCATTTAAGCGATAGAAGAAAAGGTAAGGTTCTTAAGATTATTTCAGCTCACGCATTACTTAATGGCAGATTAAAGGCAACTGAAGAAGATTTGATAGTATTAAAATACATAGCACCTAAAGAAATAGATGACTTCGAGAAAGTTTCTGCTCTATTATCTGAAGAGTTGAAGACCCCTATAAAATATATGAGGGAATTGAATGAAATATACAACAATATAAAGGAGGCAGGCAAGTACGTAGATGCGGCAAGCGAGTCAGATCCCAGATTAATTGATTTAATAAGGTCGCTTAAAGCTACTAGGGATAGGGTAATAGCTTTAGGTAAGGAAAGCGGTGACGAGAAAGTTGAGGAGTTCTCAAAAGAAGTGAGTGCTGAGATCGATAAATTATTGGAAAAAGTTGGCAGAAAGTTGGGGATTTACACATGA
- a CDS encoding OB-fold nucleic acid binding domain-containing protein — protein sequence MEEKIGNLKGGMENINVIGRVLQVGEQKVVQTRNGQRTIREIMIGDDTGRVKLTLWGNQGDTLKEGQVIKVENGWTTVFKGQVQLNAGSRSKISETQEELPEADQIPETVPTDNSPPRRNFRGGRRNFRGGRRPPQRGGEEEE from the coding sequence ATGGAAGAGAAAATAGGTAATCTAAAAGGTGGAATGGAAAATATAAATGTAATTGGAAGAGTTCTCCAAGTTGGAGAACAAAAAGTTGTGCAAACAAGAAACGGACAACGTACAATTAGAGAAATCATGATTGGAGACGATACAGGTAGAGTGAAGCTAACTCTTTGGGGAAATCAAGGAGATACCTTAAAAGAAGGACAAGTAATAAAAGTTGAGAATGGTTGGACAACTGTTTTTAAAGGCCAAGTACAATTAAATGCAGGAAGCAGATCTAAGATTTCTGAGACTCAAGAGGAATTACCCGAAGCTGACCAGATTCCAGAGACAGTGCCGACTGACAATTCACCGCCAAGGAGAAACTTTAGAGGAGGAAGAAGGAATTTTAGAGGAGGAAGAAGACCTCCACAGAGAGGCGGAGAGGAAGAAGAATGA
- a CDS encoding molybdopterin-binding protein codes for MRAILPEDSLLSAEDALSIYISKVPPKRKVKEINIIDSLNKISAEDIYSRIDLPPFSRSTVDGFAIKSSFTPGKFKISGKINIGDYKEFEISENEAVEVDTGAVIPKGADAVIKIEETKIEGEYVEIPKKLNFGTNVAWIGSDVPKGTQIVYKGEKITPEKIAFLASAGISKIKVYESPSVYVISTGDELVEPGNELQPGKIYESNIHFLVSRIKNDNYSVVGYKLVKDNEKEIEDAINEASKIADVIILTGGTSAGEKDFVHQIIRKKGEIIVHGLKFKPGKPTLLGKFNGKPIFGLPGNIVSTIMIYDRVISKYLSLMRGHENEQEENEVAELLLPVKADKKRFTYIPVYLVGGFAIPIPFDSYMVGSFSLADGFIGLEPGVELKENDKVKVTIKRRDSRITLIGEEDKRFESLPLRKIYLGSQVSCKALEKGIGDIIVVSSLFCAPEKYDYTIERRILEQGEGDEIGYFDWLGISKFNRHPSIKLKSPSTALNFIGKAKVFAPEGYISEGKEIGKEKLFVIVRNKEAFKFLNGIF; via the coding sequence ATGAGAGCTATTCTTCCGGAAGATTCTCTTTTATCTGCAGAAGATGCTCTATCCATTTACATATCAAAAGTTCCTCCTAAAAGGAAAGTTAAGGAGATAAACATAATAGATTCTCTAAATAAGATTTCTGCGGAAGATATATATTCCAGAATAGATCTTCCACCTTTTTCCAGATCAACAGTTGACGGCTTTGCTATAAAATCTTCATTTACTCCAGGAAAATTCAAAATATCTGGAAAAATAAATATTGGAGATTATAAAGAATTTGAAATTTCTGAAAATGAAGCGGTTGAAGTAGACACCGGGGCAGTTATTCCTAAAGGAGCAGACGCGGTCATAAAGATTGAAGAAACTAAAATCGAAGGAGAATACGTTGAAATACCTAAAAAGCTGAACTTTGGAACTAATGTAGCATGGATAGGAAGTGATGTACCTAAAGGTACGCAAATAGTCTATAAAGGAGAGAAAATTACTCCAGAAAAAATAGCCTTCCTGGCGTCTGCAGGAATAAGTAAAATAAAAGTTTACGAGTCTCCATCTGTTTACGTTATATCTACTGGAGATGAACTTGTAGAACCTGGTAATGAACTTCAGCCAGGAAAAATATACGAAAGTAATATTCATTTCCTAGTCTCGAGAATAAAAAACGATAACTATAGTGTAGTAGGCTATAAGCTTGTAAAGGATAATGAGAAGGAAATAGAAGATGCAATAAATGAAGCTAGTAAAATTGCTGATGTGATAATTTTAACTGGTGGAACTAGTGCAGGTGAAAAAGATTTTGTTCATCAAATAATTAGAAAAAAAGGAGAGATCATAGTTCATGGACTAAAATTCAAACCAGGTAAGCCTACATTATTGGGCAAATTTAATGGAAAACCAATATTCGGACTGCCAGGTAATATTGTTTCTACAATTATGATATACGATAGAGTAATTTCCAAGTATTTATCTTTAATGAGAGGACATGAAAATGAACAAGAGGAAAATGAGGTTGCAGAGTTATTACTTCCAGTTAAGGCAGATAAAAAGAGGTTTACTTACATTCCAGTATACTTAGTTGGAGGATTCGCGATACCCATTCCTTTTGACAGCTACATGGTAGGTAGCTTTTCTTTAGCCGACGGATTTATAGGTCTTGAACCGGGAGTAGAGCTTAAAGAAAACGATAAGGTTAAGGTTACTATAAAGAGAAGAGACAGCAGAATTACGCTCATAGGAGAAGAGGATAAGAGATTTGAGTCATTACCACTAAGGAAAATATATTTAGGATCTCAAGTTTCATGTAAGGCTTTAGAGAAGGGAATAGGAGATATTATAGTAGTGAGCTCACTATTCTGCGCTCCAGAAAAATACGACTATACAATAGAAAGGAGAATACTGGAACAAGGCGAAGGAGACGAAATAGGCTATTTTGATTGGCTAGGAATAAGTAAATTTAATAGGCATCCTTCGATTAAATTAAAGTCTCCTTCTACCGCATTGAACTTTATAGGTAAAGCAAAAGTATTTGCTCCTGAAGGATATATTAGTGAAGGTAAGGAGATAGGTAAGGAGAAACTTTTCGTAATTGTAAGGAATAAGGAGGCTTTCAAATTCCTAAATGGAATTTTTTAA
- a CDS encoding PqqD family protein, whose translation MNFDDVKDKKPQKVGEFVDKAEDGDNYIIKISEDKIFEVAPIAYYIWAMCDGNKTVSQIIDEISKEANIEVDQLRDPITAVLEQLQQASLITL comes from the coding sequence ATGAACTTTGACGATGTTAAGGATAAAAAGCCCCAAAAAGTAGGAGAATTTGTAGATAAGGCTGAAGACGGAGATAACTACATTATAAAAATTTCTGAAGATAAGATATTCGAAGTTGCTCCAATAGCTTACTATATATGGGCAATGTGCGACGGAAACAAGACAGTAAGCCAAATAATAGATGAAATAAGCAAGGAAGCAAACATAGAAGTCGATCAATTAAGAGATCCCATAACTGCCGTATTAGAACAATTACAACAAGCTTCTCTCATAACATTATAA